The Longimicrobium sp. genome segment GGGGGCTGACCTCGGCGCTCGACCCGCTGATGCAGGCGCTGGGAGGGACGTGGGTGGCGTGGGGGAGCGGCGAGGCGGACGCCCAGGCGGTGGACGCCGGCCAGCGTGTGCGCGTGCCCCCCGAAGACCCCGGGTACACCCTCCGCCGCATCTGGCTCACCCATCACGACGTCAACCGCTACTACCTGGGGTTCAGCAACCAGTTCTTGTGGCCCATCTGCCACCTGCGCCCCGACCTCACCCGCGTCCGCTCGCGCTACTGGGAGCGCTACCGCCGCGTGAACCGCCGCTTTGCAGAGGCGGTGCTGGAGGAGGTGAGTGGCAACGAGGCGGTGGTCTGGTTCCAGGACTACCATCTGGCGCTCGCCCCGCTCCTGGTGAGGGCGCGGCGGCCGGGGCTGGCGCTCGCCCACTTCTGGCACATCCCCTTTCCCCCGTACGACGTCTTCCGCCTGGCGCCGCAGGCCGGCTTCCTCCTGCGCGGGATGCTGGCCAACGACCTGATGGGTTTCCACCTGGCCGGCTTCGCGGACAACTTCCTGCGCTGCGCCGCGGAGCTGGCCGGCGCCACGGTGGACATGGAGGCGCGCACCGCAACCCTGGAAGGGCACACCTGCCACGTGGGCGCCTTTCCCATCTCCATCGACGTGGAGCAGTTCCGCGCGGCCGCCACCGCTCCCGGAGCGGAGGCGGCGATGGAGCGGCTGCGGGCCCGCTACGCGCCCGGCGGCGGCATGGTGGGGGTGGGGGTCGACCGGATGGACTACTCCAAGGGGATCCCCGAGAAGCTCAAGGCGCTGGAGCTCCTCTGGGACCGCTATCCCGAGCTGCGCGGGCGCTTCACCTTCGTGCAGGTGGCCGTCCCCTCGCGCAGCGACATCGCGGCGTACGACGAGCTGAGCCAGAAGGTGGACCAGCAGGTGTGGCGGATCAACGAGCGCTTCGGCACCGCGGAGTGGCGCCCCGTGCACCTCCTCAAGCAGTCGCTCCCGCCCGAGCGGCTGGCGGTGCTCTACCGGATGGCCGACGTGTGCATCGTCTCGTCGCTGCAGGACGGGATGAACCTGGTGGCCAAGGAGTTCGTCGCCAGCCAGACCGACACGCGCGGGGTGCTCATCCTCTCGCGCTTCGCCGGCGCGGCGGAGGAGATGGAGGGCGCCGTGCTAGTCAACCCGTACGACCCCGAGAGCTGCGCGCTCCAGATCCGCGACGCGCTCCTCCTTCCGCACGACGAGCGCGAGCGGGCGATGCGGCGGATGCAGGAGGGGATGGCCTCGATCTACGACTGGATGGAGTGGTACTTCACCGCCTGGAGCGCCCACGCGGGGGAGGCGTCAGCCGAAGAGGGCGAAGGGGACGCCCCCGGCGCGTAGCTCCTCCGCCAGCCGCGGCACGTCTTCCGGCAGGGTGGCCAGCGCCAGGCTGCAGCGCGCCTGCGCGGCCGGCGGCGCGGGAATCACCTCCACCGGTATCCCCGCCTCCCCGGCGACCTCCTCGGCCCAGAGGGCGTGATGCGTGGTGTGGAAGGTGAAGACGGATTCGTTCGCCATATGTTCCGTATGGGGTTGCGCGCGCAGACGGGCACCGGCTACACTGACGGGCTCCACCAAAACCGATCAACCGCGTGACCCACCCGGCACCCATGTCCAGCAACCGGTTCGCCCCGGCCAACGAGCAGATGGACGAGATCCGGCGCGACACGCTGGAGATCGTTCCCGAAGGCGAGCTGGCGCGCAAGGTGGAGCGCTCGGTGCGCGAGGGGAAGCCCATGGTGGTGAAGCAGGGCTTCGACCCCACCCGGCCGGACCTCCACATAGGGCACGCTGTCTCATTACGTAAGCTTAGAACGTTTCAAGAGTTAGGGCACGACGTGGTGTTCGTGATGGGCGACTACACCGCCCTGATCGGCGACCCCACGGGGCGCAACGACCAGCGCCCGCCCCTGACCGAGGAAGAGGTCCGCGAGAACGGCCTCACCTACGCCGAGCAGGTGCACCGCGTGCTGGACCCGCAGCGGACGCGAATCCAGTACAACTCGAGCTGGCTCCGCCCGCTGCAGCTCAAGGACCTGCTGGAGCTGACCGCCAAGTACACCGTGGCGAGGATGCT includes the following:
- a CDS encoding trehalose-6-phosphate synthase produces the protein MSISPEDLGPLFRSLFGGRRLVVVSNREPYEHRWSEEVGEVEVGRPAGGLTSALDPLMQALGGTWVAWGSGEADAQAVDAGQRVRVPPEDPGYTLRRIWLTHHDVNRYYLGFSNQFLWPICHLRPDLTRVRSRYWERYRRVNRRFAEAVLEEVSGNEAVVWFQDYHLALAPLLVRARRPGLALAHFWHIPFPPYDVFRLAPQAGFLLRGMLANDLMGFHLAGFADNFLRCAAELAGATVDMEARTATLEGHTCHVGAFPISIDVEQFRAAATAPGAEAAMERLRARYAPGGGMVGVGVDRMDYSKGIPEKLKALELLWDRYPELRGRFTFVQVAVPSRSDIAAYDELSQKVDQQVWRINERFGTAEWRPVHLLKQSLPPERLAVLYRMADVCIVSSLQDGMNLVAKEFVASQTDTRGVLILSRFAGAAEEMEGAVLVNPYDPESCALQIRDALLLPHDERERAMRRMQEGMASIYDWMEWYFTAWSAHAGEASAEEGEGDAPGA
- a CDS encoding DUF3343 domain-containing protein; the encoded protein is MANESVFTFHTTHHALWAEEVAGEAGIPVEVIPAPPAAQARCSLALATLPEDVPRLAEELRAGGVPFALFG